In one Brevibacillus composti genomic region, the following are encoded:
- a CDS encoding XTP/dITP diphosphatase, which translates to MSEQRKVVLATRNKGKVKEFNKLFAQLGWEGISLDEFEGVPEVVEDGDTFEANAVKKAREISTYLGMPAVGDDSGLEVDALGGRPGVYSARYAGEGATDEANWRKLLGELADVPAEKRTARFRCVLALVEPGRDPIIAAGFCEGVIAEEPRGTNGFGYDPVFYLPQQGKSMAELSPEEKNQISHRAMAMQNLLSALKSNS; encoded by the coding sequence ATGTCTGAACAAAGAAAAGTTGTGCTGGCTACGCGAAACAAGGGAAAAGTAAAGGAGTTTAACAAGCTCTTTGCACAGCTCGGCTGGGAAGGGATCAGTCTCGATGAATTTGAGGGGGTTCCCGAAGTCGTAGAGGACGGAGATACATTCGAGGCCAATGCCGTGAAAAAGGCAAGAGAAATTTCTACATACCTGGGAATGCCTGCCGTAGGCGATGATTCCGGACTGGAGGTAGACGCGCTGGGCGGCCGTCCCGGCGTCTACTCCGCCCGCTATGCCGGCGAAGGGGCAACCGATGAAGCCAATTGGCGCAAATTGCTGGGAGAGCTGGCCGATGTGCCGGCAGAAAAACGCACAGCCCGGTTTCGCTGCGTACTTGCCCTGGTAGAGCCGGGACGCGATCCGATCATCGCGGCAGGCTTCTGCGAAGGCGTGATCGCCGAGGAGCCGCGCGGAACCAACGGCTTCGGCTACGATCCGGTTTTCTATCTGCCGCAACAGGGGAAGTCCATGGCGGAGCTTTCGCCGGAGGAGAAGAACCAGATCAGTCACCGGGCCATGGCGATGCAAAATCTGCTTTCTGCCCTGAAGTCAAACAGCTGA
- the pepV gene encoding dipeptidase PepV: MSVNWSERANAQREAYLAKLVPFLGINSIEDMSTAAAGKPFGEGVAQALAYMLELGAADGFATKNLDGYAGYIEYGEGAEEIGVLVHVDVVTVGEGWTTPPFEPNIRNGRIYARGAIDDKGPALAAYYALKLLKASGLPVSKRIRLIIGTDEESGWLCMRHYEKVEKLPEIGFSPDASFPMIHAEKGQINPTLAIPYAQAGEPGVHWSLLSFEAGDQGNSVPERATAIVSLPQTADGAQLLRELGPSWQEHLDRHEATGEISRLPDGELRFSVKGKTAHGMEPYRGRNAGTIAASYLRQFPFQGSDQRFLSLLSDVLHEDHWGEKLGLACEDEVSGRLTVNAGILSYNRENGGTVRLNIRYPATIEPELYVEKLQRRAEEWKLEITSLRTSRAHYVPEDHPVIQTLSRVYTRHTGEEAVLLSSGGATYAKTLKAGVAFGPLFPGQPSLAHLTDEYAEIDDLLRAMAIYAEAMYELAK, encoded by the coding sequence ATGAGCGTAAATTGGAGCGAGAGGGCAAATGCGCAGCGGGAGGCTTATTTGGCCAAGCTGGTGCCCTTTTTGGGGATAAACAGCATCGAAGATATGAGTACCGCCGCAGCGGGAAAGCCCTTCGGCGAAGGTGTGGCCCAAGCTCTGGCATACATGCTGGAGCTGGGGGCTGCGGACGGTTTTGCGACCAAAAACCTGGACGGCTATGCCGGTTACATCGAGTACGGCGAGGGAGCCGAGGAGATCGGCGTCCTCGTTCACGTCGATGTGGTGACCGTGGGCGAGGGCTGGACCACGCCGCCGTTTGAGCCGAACATTCGAAACGGCCGCATCTATGCGCGCGGCGCGATCGACGACAAGGGGCCGGCACTGGCCGCCTACTACGCGCTGAAGCTGTTGAAAGCGTCGGGACTGCCGGTCTCCAAGCGGATCCGGCTGATTATCGGCACGGATGAGGAGAGCGGCTGGCTCTGCATGCGCCATTACGAAAAGGTGGAGAAGCTGCCGGAAATCGGATTTTCGCCGGATGCGTCCTTCCCGATGATTCACGCGGAGAAAGGGCAGATCAATCCGACGCTGGCCATCCCTTACGCGCAAGCCGGCGAGCCAGGGGTCCACTGGAGCCTGCTCTCGTTTGAAGCGGGCGATCAGGGGAACAGCGTGCCTGAGAGGGCGACGGCTATCGTATCGCTTCCGCAGACAGCGGATGGGGCACAGCTGCTTCGCGAACTGGGCCCAAGCTGGCAGGAGCATCTCGACCGCCACGAAGCGACGGGGGAGATCAGCCGCTTGCCGGACGGAGAGCTGCGTTTTTCCGTAAAAGGAAAGACCGCGCACGGGATGGAGCCGTATCGGGGACGAAACGCAGGGACGATCGCAGCAAGCTATCTCCGGCAGTTCCCGTTCCAGGGTTCGGATCAGCGCTTTCTCTCTTTGTTGTCCGATGTGCTGCACGAGGATCACTGGGGCGAAAAACTGGGGCTTGCTTGCGAGGACGAGGTATCCGGCCGTTTGACCGTCAATGCCGGCATCCTCAGCTATAACCGCGAAAATGGCGGTACGGTTCGCTTGAATATTCGCTATCCAGCCACCATTGAGCCGGAATTGTACGTAGAGAAGCTGCAGCGGCGAGCAGAAGAATGGAAGCTGGAGATCACGTCTCTTCGAACTTCCCGCGCTCACTATGTACCTGAGGATCATCCGGTTATTCAGACGCTGTCCCGCGTCTACACCCGGCATACCGGCGAAGAGGCCGTCCTGCTCTCGTCCGGAGGCGCCACCTATGCGAAAACCTTGAAGGCGGGCGTCGCTTTCGGCCCACTCTTTCCCGGGCAGCCCTCCCTAGCTCATCTGACCGATGAGTACGCCGAGATTGACGACCTTCTCCGGGCGATGGCCATTTATGCAGAGGCCATGTATGAACTTGCGAAATAA
- the rph gene encoding ribonuclease PH, translating into MRHDGRTHDQLRPVKITRGYIKHAEGSCLIEVGDTKVICTATLEDRVPPFMRGGGKGWITAEYAMLPRATESRNPRESSKGKVAGRTMEIQRLIGRALRSVVQLEAMGERTIWIDCDVIQADGGTRTASITGAYVAMVEAMDKLVKNGTWKQLPLTDMLAATSVGIIEGETLLDLNYKEDSSATVDMNVVMTGQGKFVELQGTGEEAPFSMEQLQEMLALAKKGVEQLFAAQRDSLHDVTLSFAGSEPQVQVTEENHV; encoded by the coding sequence ATGAGACATGATGGCCGTACCCATGACCAACTGCGTCCGGTCAAGATTACGCGGGGTTACATCAAGCACGCCGAAGGATCATGCCTGATCGAAGTAGGGGACACCAAGGTCATATGCACGGCGACACTGGAAGATCGCGTGCCCCCCTTTATGCGCGGCGGCGGCAAGGGATGGATTACAGCCGAGTACGCCATGCTTCCTCGCGCTACGGAGTCGCGCAATCCTCGCGAGTCTTCCAAAGGGAAGGTAGCGGGCAGAACGATGGAGATCCAACGCCTGATCGGCCGTGCCCTGCGCTCCGTCGTCCAGCTGGAAGCGATGGGAGAGCGGACGATCTGGATCGACTGCGATGTGATCCAGGCGGATGGCGGCACACGCACGGCTTCGATTACCGGCGCGTATGTGGCGATGGTGGAAGCGATGGACAAACTGGTGAAGAACGGTACCTGGAAACAGCTGCCGCTGACGGATATGCTCGCCGCTACCTCGGTCGGCATCATCGAGGGAGAGACGTTGCTCGACCTCAACTACAAGGAAGATTCGAGCGCGACGGTAGATATGAATGTCGTGATGACGGGACAGGGCAAATTCGTCGAGCTGCAGGGGACGGGCGAAGAGGCGCCTTTTTCGATGGAACAGCTGCAAGAGATGCTCGCGCTCGCCAAAAAAGGCGTGGAACAGTTATTTGCCGCCCAGAGAGACTCCCTGCATGATGTGACGCTGAGCTTTGCCGGCAGCGAGCCGCAGGTGCAAGTGACGGAGGAAAACCATGTCTGA
- a CDS encoding ABC transporter permease translates to MSHYLVKRVLMMLLTLWIIVTLTFSLMHSIPGDPFASESDQLPEQILANLRAKYNLDEPLPIQYVLYLKNLIMLDLGPSIKSDTRGVNDMIADGFSASATLGLQAIAIALFFGILFGIIAALNRNKWLDYIAMAMAVLGVAIPSFIMAPLLINLFAIKLPLFPVATWGTWMHTVLPSLALAFGPLAIITRYMRASMIEVMNQNYIRTAEAKGVPTFQLVVKHGIRNAILPVVTFLGPLIASLITGTFVVEKIFAVPGIGKYFVDGIFNRDYPVILGTTIFYSSILIVTIFLIDIAYTLIDPRIKLTNKEG, encoded by the coding sequence ATGTCCCATTACCTCGTAAAGCGCGTCCTGATGATGCTGTTAACCCTCTGGATCATTGTGACGCTGACCTTTTCTCTTATGCACTCGATTCCCGGCGACCCGTTTGCCTCTGAATCGGATCAGCTGCCCGAGCAAATTCTCGCCAATTTGCGGGCCAAATACAATCTGGACGAGCCCTTGCCCATCCAGTACGTGCTCTATTTGAAAAACCTGATCATGCTCGACCTCGGACCGTCGATCAAGTCCGATACGCGCGGCGTCAACGATATGATCGCCGACGGATTTTCCGCCTCCGCGACCTTGGGGCTGCAAGCGATTGCGATCGCGCTGTTCTTCGGCATTCTCTTTGGAATTATCGCCGCTCTGAACCGCAATAAATGGCTGGATTACATAGCCATGGCCATGGCTGTTCTCGGCGTCGCGATTCCCAGCTTTATCATGGCGCCGCTCTTGATCAATCTCTTTGCGATCAAGCTGCCGCTGTTTCCGGTCGCCACCTGGGGTACCTGGATGCACACCGTCCTGCCTTCGCTGGCCCTCGCTTTCGGTCCGCTGGCGATCATCACGCGCTACATGCGCGCCAGCATGATTGAAGTGATGAATCAAAACTACATTCGCACGGCGGAGGCAAAGGGTGTGCCGACCTTCCAACTGGTCGTGAAGCACGGCATCCGCAATGCGATCCTGCCTGTCGTCACTTTCCTCGGGCCGTTGATCGCGTCGCTCATCACGGGCACCTTCGTGGTGGAGAAGATCTTTGCTGTTCCGGGGATCGGCAAATACTTCGTGGATGGCATCTTCAACCGGGATTATCCGGTTATCTTAGGCACTACGATCTTTTACAGCTCGATTTTGATCGTCACCATTTTCTTGATCGACATCGCCTACACCCTGATCGACCCGAGAATTAAGCTGACGAACAAGGAGGGATAG
- a CDS encoding ABC transporter ATP-binding protein, producing MRESLVEVKNLKKHFQLGGDLVLKAVDGVTFSIQKGETLGLVGESGCGKSTLGRTIIRLYENTDGEVLFKGKNVHRLKGKDSNQFHRDVQMIFQDPQASLNPRLTVEDIIAEGLDIHGLSRGSRRERVAELLDLVGLRKEHAQRFPHEFSGGQRQRIGIARALAVEPEFIIADEPISALDVSIQAQVVNLLEDLQAERGLTYLFIAHDLSMVKHISTRIGVMYLGKLVELAASSELYKQPLHPYTQALLSSVPVPDPTAQRERIILQGDLPSPANKPSGCGFRTRCPKATERCALEEPVWKEVEAGHWVACHLYD from the coding sequence ATGAGAGAGAGCTTGGTCGAAGTAAAGAACCTGAAAAAGCATTTTCAACTGGGGGGCGACCTCGTCTTAAAAGCGGTCGACGGTGTGACTTTTTCCATTCAAAAAGGAGAGACGCTGGGGCTGGTAGGAGAGAGCGGCTGCGGGAAGTCCACCTTGGGACGGACGATCATTCGCTTGTACGAAAATACGGATGGCGAAGTGCTGTTCAAGGGAAAGAACGTCCACCGGCTGAAAGGAAAGGATTCCAACCAGTTTCACCGCGACGTGCAGATGATTTTCCAGGACCCGCAGGCCAGCTTGAATCCGCGCCTGACCGTGGAGGACATCATCGCCGAAGGGTTGGACATACACGGTCTTAGCAGAGGGAGCCGCCGCGAGCGCGTCGCTGAGCTGCTCGACCTGGTCGGACTCAGGAAGGAGCACGCGCAGCGTTTTCCCCATGAGTTCAGCGGCGGGCAGCGGCAGCGGATCGGCATCGCCCGCGCTCTGGCGGTAGAGCCGGAATTTATTATTGCCGACGAGCCGATTTCCGCTCTCGATGTGTCGATCCAGGCGCAAGTCGTCAATTTGCTGGAAGACTTGCAGGCAGAGCGAGGTTTGACCTACCTGTTCATCGCTCATGACTTGTCCATGGTCAAGCATATTTCGACCCGCATCGGGGTGATGTACCTCGGCAAGCTCGTGGAATTGGCCGCGAGCAGCGAGCTCTACAAACAGCCGCTGCATCCCTATACGCAAGCGCTCCTCTCGTCCGTTCCCGTCCCCGATCCGACCGCACAGCGGGAGCGGATCATCCTGCAGGGGGACCTGCCGAGCCCGGCGAACAAGCCGAGCGGCTGCGGCTTTCGCACCCGCTGTCCGAAGGCGACAGAGCGATGTGCGCTGGAAGAGCCGGTGTGGAAAGAAGTGGAGGCAGGCCACTGGGTAGCCTGCCACCTTTACGATTGA
- the murI gene encoding glutamate racemase encodes MNNMEPIAIIDSGVGGLTVAREVMRKLPLAPILYFGDNARCPYGSKPPEEIRACTFQMIEFVSAFPLQALVIACNTATAVVLEEAKNVLPYPVIGVIEPGARAALAATKNGRIGVIGTETTIRTGAYEAAIKRLSPAADVVGLACPAFVPLVERNGQHAEQARQEVSRTLSVLRDCQLDTLILGCTHYPLLAPLIQEAMGAEVQLISSAEETASELAGLIGSSPLAGEQTSPRHRFFTSGDAEHFQQIAEEWLGASIRVETQSLEGQFQS; translated from the coding sequence ATGAACAATATGGAGCCGATTGCCATTATCGATTCAGGTGTGGGCGGACTGACGGTCGCCAGGGAAGTGATGCGGAAACTGCCGCTTGCGCCCATTTTGTATTTTGGGGACAATGCCCGCTGTCCATATGGATCCAAGCCGCCCGAAGAGATACGGGCCTGTACTTTTCAGATGATTGAATTTGTCTCGGCATTTCCGCTTCAAGCCTTGGTCATCGCTTGCAATACCGCCACGGCTGTCGTTCTGGAAGAAGCGAAAAACGTCCTGCCCTATCCGGTCATCGGGGTGATCGAGCCGGGAGCGCGGGCAGCGCTGGCCGCGACGAAAAACGGGCGAATCGGGGTAATAGGCACCGAGACGACGATACGAACCGGAGCCTATGAAGCCGCGATCAAGAGATTGAGCCCCGCAGCCGATGTGGTCGGGCTGGCTTGCCCTGCCTTCGTCCCTCTCGTCGAGAGAAATGGGCAGCATGCCGAGCAAGCGAGGCAGGAAGTGAGCCGGACGCTGTCCGTCTTGCGCGATTGTCAGCTGGATACGCTGATTTTGGGATGTACGCATTACCCGCTGCTGGCACCGCTCATTCAGGAGGCGATGGGGGCCGAGGTGCAATTGATCAGCTCCGCGGAAGAGACGGCAAGCGAATTGGCCGGCTTGATCGGAAGCAGCCCGCTTGCAGGGGAGCAGACATCGCCGCGGCACCGGTTTTTTACCAGCGGCGATGCGGAGCATTTCCAGCAAATCGCCGAGGAGTGGCTGGGAGCTTCGATCCGGGTGGAAACCCAATCGCTGGAAGGTCAGTTCCAATCCTAA
- a CDS encoding ABC transporter ATP-binding protein, producing MEKHLLTIDNLKVNFKTYGGEVQAVRGVSFHVDKGETLAIVGESGCGKSVTAQAIMGLIPNPPGRIVDGKIVFEEREITHLSKQEWRQIRGSKIGMVFQDPMTALNPTMKVGAQIIEGFVRNHQVTREEAQKRAIEMLRLVGIPDPEKRVDQYPHQFSGGMRQRVVIAIALACQPQLVIADEPTTALDVTIQAQILDLLKRLQEEQELSVVIITHDLGVVAEIAHRMVVMYAGMVVETGKVEDVFAAPRHPYTWGLMRSLPRIDGEEKQRLVPIDGAPPDLFDPPKGCPFAARCDWAMEICNQQMPENNAFEDGHQAACWLHDSRAPRIPDLVAAGRQEA from the coding sequence ATGGAAAAACATCTGCTTACAATCGACAACTTGAAAGTGAACTTTAAGACATACGGCGGCGAAGTCCAGGCTGTGCGCGGCGTCTCCTTTCATGTGGACAAGGGAGAGACGCTGGCGATCGTCGGCGAGAGCGGCTGCGGCAAGAGCGTCACGGCGCAGGCGATCATGGGCCTGATTCCCAATCCCCCCGGCCGGATCGTAGACGGCAAAATCGTGTTCGAAGAGAGAGAAATCACGCATTTGAGCAAACAGGAGTGGAGACAGATCCGCGGCTCCAAGATCGGCATGGTGTTTCAGGACCCGATGACGGCTCTCAATCCGACGATGAAGGTGGGGGCCCAGATCATAGAGGGCTTCGTCCGCAATCACCAGGTGACCCGGGAGGAAGCGCAGAAACGAGCGATCGAAATGCTCCGCCTGGTGGGGATTCCCGATCCGGAAAAACGGGTGGATCAGTACCCGCACCAATTCAGCGGCGGGATGCGGCAGCGCGTCGTCATTGCGATCGCACTCGCATGCCAGCCGCAGCTGGTGATCGCAGATGAGCCGACGACCGCGCTGGACGTTACGATCCAGGCGCAAATCCTCGACCTGCTGAAACGGTTGCAGGAAGAGCAGGAGCTCTCAGTCGTGATCATTACCCATGACCTGGGCGTGGTGGCGGAGATCGCTCACCGCATGGTGGTCATGTACGCTGGGATGGTTGTGGAGACGGGCAAGGTCGAGGATGTATTTGCAGCTCCCCGCCATCCGTACACCTGGGGGCTGATGCGCTCTCTGCCCCGGATCGACGGTGAAGAGAAGCAGCGGCTCGTGCCGATCGACGGCGCGCCGCCGGATCTCTTTGATCCACCCAAAGGCTGTCCCTTTGCCGCGCGCTGCGACTGGGCGATGGAGATCTGCAACCAGCAGATGCCGGAAAACAACGCTTTTGAGGACGGCCATCAGGCAGCCTGCTGGCTGCACGATTCGCGGGCGCCGCGCATACCTGATCTGGTTGCAGCTGGGAGGCAGGAAGCATGA
- a CDS encoding superoxide dismutase, with protein MQEYTRHLSNWSQWGIQWIEELRRQHRFNRELESHMHKFEEAFIQIGRSAQSLKKSRDETAIPALVAKAEAIQEQFHQFLRLIQYREQDEQKAQETKEPIAVPARQPAAASAPVPVPVSRPVPIGKHTLPPLPYSYDALQPHIDAETMRIHYEKLHRKYVEDLNRAEQKLAEARSTGNFELIRHWERELAFNGAGHYLHTIFWQSMSPKGGGEPSGDIGRQIARDYGSFAAFQAHFSQAAEKVEGPGWAILVWAPRAQHLEILQAEKHQNLSQWDVIPLLVLDVWEHAYFLSYQNDRAAYVKNWWELVNWPHVEERFQQARKLRWQPY; from the coding sequence TTGCAGGAATATACCCGCCACCTCTCCAACTGGAGTCAATGGGGAATTCAATGGATCGAAGAGCTTCGCCGCCAGCATCGTTTCAACCGCGAGCTGGAGAGCCATATGCACAAATTTGAGGAAGCCTTCATACAGATCGGCCGCAGCGCACAATCACTCAAAAAATCGCGGGATGAAACGGCCATTCCGGCACTCGTGGCAAAAGCGGAGGCCATTCAGGAGCAGTTTCATCAGTTCTTGCGCCTGATTCAATACAGGGAGCAGGATGAGCAGAAGGCACAGGAGACAAAGGAGCCGATCGCTGTCCCCGCGCGCCAACCGGCGGCAGCATCGGCACCTGTGCCCGTCCCCGTCAGCCGCCCTGTTCCCATCGGGAAGCATACCCTGCCCCCGCTGCCCTACAGCTATGACGCCTTGCAGCCGCATATTGATGCGGAAACGATGCGCATCCATTACGAGAAGCTGCATCGCAAATACGTCGAAGACCTCAACCGTGCGGAGCAGAAGCTGGCAGAGGCGCGATCCACCGGCAACTTCGAACTGATCCGCCATTGGGAGCGGGAGCTGGCCTTTAACGGGGCTGGCCACTATTTGCACACGATATTCTGGCAGTCGATGAGTCCGAAGGGGGGCGGCGAGCCGTCCGGCGACATCGGCAGGCAGATCGCGCGGGATTATGGTTCGTTTGCTGCCTTTCAGGCCCATTTCTCCCAAGCGGCCGAGAAGGTGGAAGGACCCGGCTGGGCCATTCTGGTCTGGGCGCCGCGTGCGCAGCATCTGGAGATTTTGCAGGCCGAAAAACACCAGAATCTGTCACAGTGGGATGTGATCCCGCTGCTTGTCCTGGATGTATGGGAGCACGCCTATTTCCTCTCCTATCAAAACGACCGGGCCGCGTACGTCAAAAACTGGTGGGAGCTGGTCAACTGGCCGCATGTGGAGGAGCGTTTTCAGCAGGCCCGAAAACTGCGCTGGCAGCCGTATTAA
- a CDS encoding ABC transporter permease: MEMEQRIDPLFRPLQKQTEAHNITVRPSLTNGQMVLRKLIKNKLAMLGFAIIVLLVAMAIIGPHLVPYSPSDQSLLTKNKPISSEHWFGTDELGRDMFARTWAGARISLTIGVVAALIDLIIGVTVGGIAGYMAGKGKRGERIDTIIMRVIEVLYGLPYLLVVILLMVVMEPGILTIIIALSATGWTGMARLVRGQILQLKNQEFILASQVLGAKFSRILFKHLIPNTIGVIIVNLTFTIPSAIFAESFLSFLGLGVQAPSASWGTMTNDALGVILTGDWWRLFFPGLMISLTMFAFNVFGDGLQDALDPRLRD, encoded by the coding sequence ATGGAGATGGAACAACGCATCGATCCGCTGTTCAGGCCGCTGCAAAAACAGACGGAGGCGCATAACATAACGGTTCGTCCCAGTCTGACGAACGGACAAATGGTGCTGCGGAAATTAATCAAAAACAAGCTGGCGATGCTCGGCTTCGCCATCATCGTGCTCTTGGTTGCGATGGCGATCATCGGTCCCCATTTGGTGCCGTACAGTCCGTCTGACCAGAGCCTGCTGACGAAAAACAAGCCGATCTCATCGGAGCATTGGTTCGGGACGGACGAGCTGGGACGCGACATGTTCGCCCGCACTTGGGCGGGTGCGCGCATCTCCCTGACCATCGGCGTCGTCGCTGCGCTCATCGACCTGATCATCGGAGTGACCGTCGGCGGCATCGCCGGCTACATGGCCGGCAAAGGCAAGCGCGGCGAGCGAATCGACACGATCATCATGCGCGTGATCGAAGTGCTGTATGGTTTGCCGTACCTTTTGGTCGTCATCCTGTTGATGGTCGTGATGGAGCCGGGCATCCTGACGATTATTATCGCCTTGTCGGCCACCGGCTGGACGGGGATGGCCCGACTGGTGCGCGGCCAGATTCTCCAGTTGAAGAATCAGGAATTTATCCTGGCTTCGCAGGTGCTGGGGGCCAAATTTTCCCGCATTCTGTTCAAGCACCTGATTCCCAACACGATCGGCGTCATTATCGTCAATCTTACCTTTACCATCCCGTCAGCGATCTTCGCGGAATCCTTCCTCAGCTTTCTCGGCCTCGGGGTACAGGCGCCGTCCGCGAGCTGGGGGACGATGACCAACGATGCGCTGGGCGTCATCTTGACAGGTGACTGGTGGCGCCTCTTTTTCCCGGGCCTGATGATCTCATTGACGATGTTTGCCTTTAACGTATTTGGCGACGGGTTGCAGGATGCACTCGATCCGCGCCTGCGCGACTAG
- a CDS encoding GerMN domain-containing protein has product MKLRGIGKMTAVVGFSAFLLSGCGLFGPEKEATSIDPPPQSEVAVETPDAPSSDAVAGEPVAATQGSADRTVYLLDANGYVVPVSLTLPKEEGVAKQVLSYMVKGGPVESMLPSGFSAVLPKGTEVKGLVIKEGVATVDFSKEFRKYDEKQEKKIIDAVTRALTEFSNVKSVQIWVNGTPLSEMPASSTPLSLLDRNQGINLELAQGAMPGNTTAVTVYFQGQLDDKRTYFVPVTRLVPETDNVAKATVEELIKGPKEGSPLFSSLLRTTKILDVRQEKDLVTVNLSDDILKYDEGREASPEALESLVLSLADSTGARNVQLLVEGKPLTSGSYDFTKPVSRPLQINSLQF; this is encoded by the coding sequence ATGAAATTACGAGGCATCGGCAAAATGACGGCAGTGGTCGGGTTCAGCGCCTTTCTGCTATCCGGTTGCGGGCTGTTTGGGCCGGAAAAGGAAGCGACTAGCATCGATCCGCCGCCGCAATCCGAAGTGGCAGTAGAGACCCCTGATGCCCCGTCCTCTGACGCTGTGGCCGGAGAGCCTGTAGCGGCGACGCAGGGTTCGGCGGACCGAACCGTCTATCTCCTGGATGCCAATGGATATGTCGTTCCGGTATCGCTGACGTTGCCCAAGGAAGAAGGAGTGGCCAAACAGGTACTCAGCTACATGGTCAAGGGCGGCCCAGTGGAAAGCATGCTGCCCAGCGGCTTTTCCGCCGTGCTGCCGAAAGGGACAGAGGTAAAGGGACTGGTGATCAAAGAAGGAGTAGCGACGGTTGACTTCTCCAAGGAGTTCCGCAAATACGACGAGAAGCAGGAAAAGAAGATCATCGACGCCGTCACGCGGGCCCTCACTGAGTTTAGCAACGTCAAAAGCGTTCAGATCTGGGTAAACGGCACGCCGCTGTCGGAGATGCCGGCCAGCAGCACGCCCCTCTCTTTGCTCGACCGCAATCAGGGGATTAATCTGGAGCTCGCCCAAGGCGCCATGCCAGGCAATACGACCGCGGTCACGGTCTATTTTCAGGGGCAGCTCGATGACAAGCGAACCTATTTCGTTCCCGTGACGAGACTGGTGCCGGAAACAGACAACGTGGCCAAGGCGACTGTCGAGGAATTGATCAAAGGGCCGAAGGAGGGCTCGCCGCTGTTCAGCTCTCTCCTGCGCACGACCAAAATTCTCGATGTCCGGCAGGAGAAAGACCTGGTGACCGTCAATCTGAGCGATGATATCCTGAAGTACGACGAGGGCAGAGAGGCGAGTCCGGAGGCGCTGGAGTCGCTGGTACTGTCACTTGCGGACAGCACAGGGGCGAGGAATGTCCAGCTGCTGGTAGAAGGGAAGCCGCTCACCAGCGGAAGCTATGATTTTACCAAGCCGGTCAGCCGCCCGCTGCAAATCAACTCGCTGCAATTCTGA
- a CDS encoding DUF3899 domain-containing protein codes for MGIRLAYILLAPLLLALAAFLLLPSQLLLVLINQSFLIGLFLLMLGSIALVLRSGFFSVFAQGFKQLKQMLFKRPRAMESDWFQESDPVLKKKTETLIRLITSLSLRTGAALLFFSLALTCLYLAQS; via the coding sequence ATGGGCATACGACTCGCATACATTCTCCTGGCTCCACTGCTTCTGGCGCTGGCCGCCTTCCTCCTGCTTCCTTCGCAGCTGCTCCTGGTGCTGATCAACCAAAGCTTTTTGATCGGGCTGTTTCTCCTTATGCTGGGCAGCATCGCCCTGGTGCTGCGCTCCGGATTTTTCAGCGTCTTCGCTCAGGGCTTCAAACAGCTCAAGCAGATGCTGTTCAAAAGACCCCGTGCGATGGAGAGCGACTGGTTTCAGGAAAGTGACCCGGTCCTGAAAAAAAAGACAGAGACGCTGATCCGCTTGATCACGTCTCTGTCTCTCCGGACAGGAGCTGCCCTCTTGTTTTTTTCGTTGGCGCTAACCTGTCTCTATCTCGCTCAATCGTAA